The following are from one region of the Magallana gigas chromosome 6, xbMagGiga1.1, whole genome shotgun sequence genome:
- the LOC105344337 gene encoding lon protease homolog, mitochondrial isoform X1, which translates to MATFIRNFRTCYYNTRHFGLTGSHRQYLCSSKQRHLVCENLRSNSIRNLCTPQTKTVKESAVRRLHHISSVEDRLCNSRKFSLWNKCFLNQGKRALSVQRQCLRAYSSQENPGDSEDGGDNPSWQGSQSQYLPTPLTVPDYFPRVPVLAVNRNPVFPKFSKMLEIKDPELMELLRRKVRLNQPYAGVFLKKSDSNEADCVTSLDDIYKIGTFVQIAELQDMKTKVRLIVNCHRRIKITEVLPEDAEPFPTGAVPSLKTVQEKNDSKRKMKRRKNGKNNNGSEEEKSEITEAEEKPIEPLNTPTPPPMGEKIDESVVKPVSSNKILMVETENVKDQSYEYSDQMKATTAAVVETIRDIISLNPIYRENLAYMIQHNRFNDNPVYISDLGAQLTAAESSDLQSVLEELDVSERLHMVLTLLKKEFERNKLQKKIGEEVEEKVRKQHRDFILREQLKLIKKELGMEKDDKDAIEEKFRARLEGLEVPDPIMEVINEELTKLSILDNHSSEFSVTRNYLDWLTVLPWGKFTEENLELTKAKEILEEDHYGMKDVKDRIMEFIAVSQLKGSTQGKILCFQGPPGVGKTSIAKSIARALGREYYRFSVGGMYDVSEIKGHRRTYVGAMPGKMIQCLKKTKSMNPLVLIDEVDKIGSNRLHGDPAAALLELLDPEQNANFLDHFLDVPIDVSKVLFISTANDIGTIPDPLLDRMEVIEVSGYIADEKFQIAQRYLVPQAETNSGIKKEQVNIYDDALKTLIHSYCRESGVRNLQKHIEKIYRKCALSIAKKETEKVEVSDNTLKKFIGLPIFQTDRMYDVTPPGVVTGLAWTGYGGTTLYLECVKLPPAKDQEKGGAPTLSVTGNMAKVMEESSKIGYTYSKTLLNEIDPDNEFFQTSSIHLHSPEGATPKDGPSAGIAITTALMSLAMNRPCRQEVAMTGEITLTGKVLAIGGLKEKLLAAKRAGMKCVLIPEENRSKFEDLDEAVKSDLEVHFVKHYKEVFDIVFPKEGAQS; encoded by the exons atggcgaCCTTCATACGAAACTTTCGCACATGTTACTATAATACGAGACATTTTGGATTAACTGGAAGCCATAGGCAATATTTATGTTCTTCAAAGCAACGACACTTAGTTTGTGAAAATTTAAGATCTAACTCTATCCGTAATTTATGTACACCTCAGACAAAAACGGTGAAGGAATCGGCAGTGCGAAGGTTGCATCACATTTCTTCTGTGGAAGACAGGTTATGTAATTCTAGAAAATTCTCTCTTTGGAATAAATGTTTCTTGAATCAAGGCAAACGGGCCTTGTCTGTGCAAAGGCAATGCTTGAGGGCATATTCGAGTCAGGAAAATCCCGGGGATTCGGAGGATGGAGGAGACAACCCCTCTTGGCAGGGGTCCCAGTCTCAGTATCTCCCAACACCCCTCACTGTCCCTGATTACTTCCCAAGGGTACCTGTTTTAGCAGTAAACCGAAATCCTGTTTTCCCGAAATTTAGTAAAATGTTAGAG ATTAAGGATCCAGAATTGATGGAGTTATTGAGAAGAAAAGTAAGATTAAATCAACCATATGCAGGAGTTTTCCTAAAGAAAAGTGATTC AAATGAAGCTGATTGTGTAACATCTTTGGATGATATCTATAAGATTGGAACCTTTGTTCAAATTGCTGAGTTGcaggatatgaaaacaaaagtTAGATTGATTGTCAACTGCCACAGAAG AATAAAGATAACAGAAGTTCTACCAGAGGATGCTGAACCATTCCCAACAGGTGCAGTTCCTTCAC TTAAAACAGTTCAAGAGAAAAATGACagcaaaagaaaaatgaaaagaagAAAGAATGGAAAGAACAACAATGGAAGTGAGGAAGAAAAATCAGAGATAACTGAAGCAGAGGAGAAACCAATTGAAC CACTAAACACCCCAACACCACCCCCAATGGGAGAAAAGATAGACGAGAGTGTTGTCAAACCTGTGTCTTCGAACAAGATTTTAATGGTGGAAACAGAGAACGTCAAGGACCAATCCTACGAATACAGTGATCAGATGAAA gccactaCAGCAGCAGTTGTAGAAACCATACGAGACATTATATCACTTAATCCAATATACAG GGAGAATTTGGCCTACATGATTCAGCACAATAGATTTAATGATAACCCTGTATATATAAGTGATTTAG gtGCTCAACTAACTGCAGCAGAATCATCCGATTTACAGTCAGTTTTGGAGGAGCTGGAT GTATCAGAAAGACTACACATGGTGCTAACTCTACTGAAGAAAGAATTTGAAAGAAACAAACTTCAAAAGAAAATCGGAGAAGAG GTGGAAGAGAAAGTACGAAAACAACACAGAGATTTTATCCTAAGAGAGCAGTTGAAGCTGATTAAGAAGGAGCTGGGAATGGAAAAGGACGACAAGGATGCCATTGAGGAGAAGTTCAGAGCAAGATTAGAG GGTTTGGAAGTTCCTGATCCAATAATGGAGGTTATCAATGAAGAGCTTACTAAATTATCGATCCTGGACAACCATTCCTCGGAGTTCAG TGTTACCCGTAACTACCTGGACTGGCTAACAGTTTTACCATGGGGAAAATTTACTGAAGAAAATCTAGAACTGACCAAAGCAAAGGAAATCTTAGAGGAGGACCACTATGGCATGAAAGATGTCAAAGACAGAATCATG GAATTCATTGCAGTCAGTCAACTGAAAGGAAGCACGCAAGGGAAGATTCTTTGTTTCCAAGGTCCTCCTGGTGTAGGGAAAACAAGCATAGCCAAATCTATAGCAAGGGCACTGGGGAGAGAG TATTATAGGTTTAGTGTTGGAGGGATGTATGATGTATCAGAAATCAAGGGACACCGGAGGACCTACGTGGGAGCCATGCCCGGGAAGATGATCCAGTGTCTGAAGAAGACCAAGTCCATGAACCCCCTGGTCCTAATTGATGAG GTGGATAAAATAGGCAGCAACAGACTCCATGGAGATCCCGCAGCAGCCCTACTGGAATTGTTAGACCCTGAACAAAACGCCAACTTCCTGGACCATTTCCTGGATGTACCAATAGATGTGTCAAAG GTCTTATTTATTAGCACTGCCAATGATATTGGAACCATTCCTGATCCATTACTAGACAGGATGGAAGTGATTGAAGTGTCAGGTTACATTGCTGACGAGAAATTCCAAATAGCACAG AGATACTTAGTTCCACAAGCTGAGACAAACTCGGGTATTAAAAAGGAGCAAGTTAACATATATGATGATGCTTTGAAGACTTTGATACACTCTTACTGTCGAGAAAGCGGTGTCAGAAATCTACAGAAGCATATTGAAAAG ataTATAGAAAATGTGCTTTATCGATTGCCAAAAAAGAGACGGAGAAGGTAGAAGTTTCAGACAACACGCTGAAGAAGTTCATTGGTCTGCCGATTTTCCAGACGGACAGGATGTATGATGTCACACCGCCCGGAGTGGTTACTGGGCTGGCCTGGACTGGTTATG GTGGTACCACTCTCTACCTGGAGTGTGTCAAACTGCCCCCAGCCAAGGACCAAGAGAAAGGGGGCGCTCCCACCCTGAGTGTGACCGGGAACATGGCCAAGGTGATGGAAGAAAGCAGTAAGATCGGCTACACCTACTCCAAGACTCTGCTCAACGAGATTGACCCCGACAATGAATTCTTCCAAACATCCAGCATCCATTTACACTCCCCTGAG GGTGCTACACCAAAGGATGGACCCAGTGCAGGAATAGCCATAACGACTGCACTGATGTCACTAGCCATGAATCGGCCATGTCGGCAGGAAGTGGCGATGACGGGAGAAATTACTCTCACTGGAAAAGTATTAGCCATTGGTGGACTCAAGGAAAAACTCCTAGCA gCCAAAAGAGCTGGAATGAAATGTGTGTTAATCCCAGAAGAGAACAGGAGTAAATTTGAAGATTTGGATGAAGCTGTGAAATCTGATCTGGAAGTTCATTTTGTGAAACATTACAAGGAAGTTTTTGACATAGTATTCCCCAAGGAGGGGGCCCAGTCCTGA
- the LOC105344337 gene encoding lon protease homolog, mitochondrial isoform X2 translates to MATFIRNFRTCYYNTRHFGLTGSHRQYLCSSKQRHLVCENLRSNSIRNLCTPQTKTVKESAVRRLHHISSVEDRLCNSRKFSLWNKCFLNQGKRALSVQRQCLRAYSSQENPGDSEDGGDNPSWQGSQSQYLPTPLTVPDYFPRVPVLAVNRNPVFPKFSKMLEIKDPELMELLRRKVRLNQPYAGVFLKKSDSNEADCVTSLDDIYKIGTFVQIAELQDMKTKVRLIVNCHRRIKITEVLPEDAEPFPTVKTVQEKNDSKRKMKRRKNGKNNNGSEEEKSEITEAEEKPIEPLNTPTPPPMGEKIDESVVKPVSSNKILMVETENVKDQSYEYSDQMKATTAAVVETIRDIISLNPIYRENLAYMIQHNRFNDNPVYISDLGAQLTAAESSDLQSVLEELDVSERLHMVLTLLKKEFERNKLQKKIGEEVEEKVRKQHRDFILREQLKLIKKELGMEKDDKDAIEEKFRARLEGLEVPDPIMEVINEELTKLSILDNHSSEFSVTRNYLDWLTVLPWGKFTEENLELTKAKEILEEDHYGMKDVKDRIMEFIAVSQLKGSTQGKILCFQGPPGVGKTSIAKSIARALGREYYRFSVGGMYDVSEIKGHRRTYVGAMPGKMIQCLKKTKSMNPLVLIDEVDKIGSNRLHGDPAAALLELLDPEQNANFLDHFLDVPIDVSKVLFISTANDIGTIPDPLLDRMEVIEVSGYIADEKFQIAQRYLVPQAETNSGIKKEQVNIYDDALKTLIHSYCRESGVRNLQKHIEKIYRKCALSIAKKETEKVEVSDNTLKKFIGLPIFQTDRMYDVTPPGVVTGLAWTGYGGTTLYLECVKLPPAKDQEKGGAPTLSVTGNMAKVMEESSKIGYTYSKTLLNEIDPDNEFFQTSSIHLHSPEGATPKDGPSAGIAITTALMSLAMNRPCRQEVAMTGEITLTGKVLAIGGLKEKLLAAKRAGMKCVLIPEENRSKFEDLDEAVKSDLEVHFVKHYKEVFDIVFPKEGAQS, encoded by the exons atggcgaCCTTCATACGAAACTTTCGCACATGTTACTATAATACGAGACATTTTGGATTAACTGGAAGCCATAGGCAATATTTATGTTCTTCAAAGCAACGACACTTAGTTTGTGAAAATTTAAGATCTAACTCTATCCGTAATTTATGTACACCTCAGACAAAAACGGTGAAGGAATCGGCAGTGCGAAGGTTGCATCACATTTCTTCTGTGGAAGACAGGTTATGTAATTCTAGAAAATTCTCTCTTTGGAATAAATGTTTCTTGAATCAAGGCAAACGGGCCTTGTCTGTGCAAAGGCAATGCTTGAGGGCATATTCGAGTCAGGAAAATCCCGGGGATTCGGAGGATGGAGGAGACAACCCCTCTTGGCAGGGGTCCCAGTCTCAGTATCTCCCAACACCCCTCACTGTCCCTGATTACTTCCCAAGGGTACCTGTTTTAGCAGTAAACCGAAATCCTGTTTTCCCGAAATTTAGTAAAATGTTAGAG ATTAAGGATCCAGAATTGATGGAGTTATTGAGAAGAAAAGTAAGATTAAATCAACCATATGCAGGAGTTTTCCTAAAGAAAAGTGATTC AAATGAAGCTGATTGTGTAACATCTTTGGATGATATCTATAAGATTGGAACCTTTGTTCAAATTGCTGAGTTGcaggatatgaaaacaaaagtTAGATTGATTGTCAACTGCCACAGAAG AATAAAGATAACAGAAGTTCTACCAGAGGATGCTGAACCATTCCCAACAG TTAAAACAGTTCAAGAGAAAAATGACagcaaaagaaaaatgaaaagaagAAAGAATGGAAAGAACAACAATGGAAGTGAGGAAGAAAAATCAGAGATAACTGAAGCAGAGGAGAAACCAATTGAAC CACTAAACACCCCAACACCACCCCCAATGGGAGAAAAGATAGACGAGAGTGTTGTCAAACCTGTGTCTTCGAACAAGATTTTAATGGTGGAAACAGAGAACGTCAAGGACCAATCCTACGAATACAGTGATCAGATGAAA gccactaCAGCAGCAGTTGTAGAAACCATACGAGACATTATATCACTTAATCCAATATACAG GGAGAATTTGGCCTACATGATTCAGCACAATAGATTTAATGATAACCCTGTATATATAAGTGATTTAG gtGCTCAACTAACTGCAGCAGAATCATCCGATTTACAGTCAGTTTTGGAGGAGCTGGAT GTATCAGAAAGACTACACATGGTGCTAACTCTACTGAAGAAAGAATTTGAAAGAAACAAACTTCAAAAGAAAATCGGAGAAGAG GTGGAAGAGAAAGTACGAAAACAACACAGAGATTTTATCCTAAGAGAGCAGTTGAAGCTGATTAAGAAGGAGCTGGGAATGGAAAAGGACGACAAGGATGCCATTGAGGAGAAGTTCAGAGCAAGATTAGAG GGTTTGGAAGTTCCTGATCCAATAATGGAGGTTATCAATGAAGAGCTTACTAAATTATCGATCCTGGACAACCATTCCTCGGAGTTCAG TGTTACCCGTAACTACCTGGACTGGCTAACAGTTTTACCATGGGGAAAATTTACTGAAGAAAATCTAGAACTGACCAAAGCAAAGGAAATCTTAGAGGAGGACCACTATGGCATGAAAGATGTCAAAGACAGAATCATG GAATTCATTGCAGTCAGTCAACTGAAAGGAAGCACGCAAGGGAAGATTCTTTGTTTCCAAGGTCCTCCTGGTGTAGGGAAAACAAGCATAGCCAAATCTATAGCAAGGGCACTGGGGAGAGAG TATTATAGGTTTAGTGTTGGAGGGATGTATGATGTATCAGAAATCAAGGGACACCGGAGGACCTACGTGGGAGCCATGCCCGGGAAGATGATCCAGTGTCTGAAGAAGACCAAGTCCATGAACCCCCTGGTCCTAATTGATGAG GTGGATAAAATAGGCAGCAACAGACTCCATGGAGATCCCGCAGCAGCCCTACTGGAATTGTTAGACCCTGAACAAAACGCCAACTTCCTGGACCATTTCCTGGATGTACCAATAGATGTGTCAAAG GTCTTATTTATTAGCACTGCCAATGATATTGGAACCATTCCTGATCCATTACTAGACAGGATGGAAGTGATTGAAGTGTCAGGTTACATTGCTGACGAGAAATTCCAAATAGCACAG AGATACTTAGTTCCACAAGCTGAGACAAACTCGGGTATTAAAAAGGAGCAAGTTAACATATATGATGATGCTTTGAAGACTTTGATACACTCTTACTGTCGAGAAAGCGGTGTCAGAAATCTACAGAAGCATATTGAAAAG ataTATAGAAAATGTGCTTTATCGATTGCCAAAAAAGAGACGGAGAAGGTAGAAGTTTCAGACAACACGCTGAAGAAGTTCATTGGTCTGCCGATTTTCCAGACGGACAGGATGTATGATGTCACACCGCCCGGAGTGGTTACTGGGCTGGCCTGGACTGGTTATG GTGGTACCACTCTCTACCTGGAGTGTGTCAAACTGCCCCCAGCCAAGGACCAAGAGAAAGGGGGCGCTCCCACCCTGAGTGTGACCGGGAACATGGCCAAGGTGATGGAAGAAAGCAGTAAGATCGGCTACACCTACTCCAAGACTCTGCTCAACGAGATTGACCCCGACAATGAATTCTTCCAAACATCCAGCATCCATTTACACTCCCCTGAG GGTGCTACACCAAAGGATGGACCCAGTGCAGGAATAGCCATAACGACTGCACTGATGTCACTAGCCATGAATCGGCCATGTCGGCAGGAAGTGGCGATGACGGGAGAAATTACTCTCACTGGAAAAGTATTAGCCATTGGTGGACTCAAGGAAAAACTCCTAGCA gCCAAAAGAGCTGGAATGAAATGTGTGTTAATCCCAGAAGAGAACAGGAGTAAATTTGAAGATTTGGATGAAGCTGTGAAATCTGATCTGGAAGTTCATTTTGTGAAACATTACAAGGAAGTTTTTGACATAGTATTCCCCAAGGAGGGGGCCCAGTCCTGA